Proteins found in one Salvia splendens isolate huo1 chromosome 10, SspV2, whole genome shotgun sequence genomic segment:
- the LOC121752624 gene encoding putative disease resistance RPP13-like protein 3, giving the protein MCKQGQDGRFIRSADCELKEELVRVWHRNVKFLSVAGMAGIGKTTLARTIYEDFDMVEWFECRAWVEVGREWQLHNIMRNILDQVKSHQMMLTMEDDDDDERGSEYLRERLKGKRFLIVLDDVWDAQVCHDIKKLAATIEYLVGSRVLLITRMQGVVERAGL; this is encoded by the coding sequence ATGTGCAAACAAGGCCAAGATGGTCGGTTTATCCGATCTGCAGATTGTGAGCTTAAGGAAGAGCTAGTAAGAGTGTGGCACCGGAATGTGAAGTTTCTCTCGGTTGCTGGGATGGCGGGCATCGGTAAAACCACTCTTGCGCGTACAATATACGAAGATTTTGATATGGTCGAATGGTTTGAATGTCGTGCCTGGGTGGAAGTAGGTAGAGAGTGGCAATTGCACAATATTATGAGGAACATTCTGGATCAAGTGAAATCTCATCAAATGATGCTTACCAtggaagatgatgatgatgatgagaggGGAAGTGAGTACTTGAGGGAGAGGTTGAAGGGTAAGAGATTCTTGATTGTATTAGATGATGTGTGGGATGCACAAGTTTGTCATGACATAAAGAAGCTTGCAGCTACTATTGAGTATCTAGTTGGGAGCAGAGTTTTGCTTATCACTAGGATGCAAGGAGTAGTCGAACGCGCTGGCTTATAA